One genomic window of Clostridium taeniosporum includes the following:
- a CDS encoding class I SAM-dependent rRNA methyltransferase, translated as MKELKVTVKNEYVKKYSNKYALILEEALENSNVLKNEGEIVTLIDKKQQFLGKGYYGKQNKGCGWILSNSKKCNFDNKFFYDKLRNAFSKRMKLYHSKDTNAFRVFNGSGDGIGGLTIDYFDEYYLITWYNKGIYAFKEYIIKSIKSLVSFEGIYEKKRFKENGMVVDEDSFYCGRKAPEPLVVKENNVNFAIYLNDGAMVGVFLDQKDVRKSIKNNYSKGKTVLNTFSYTGAFSMAAAKGGAITTSVDLASRSLKKTTENFQLNKIDANNHEIIVEDIFHYFKEAKKENKKFDVVILDPPSYANSKDNTFSAANNYTDLVKNAIDVTEDEGLIVCSTNCATFNMDKFKKFIDKAFKESNKKYFILEEHTLPDDFAVSDKYPEGNYLKVVFVKVYEEKIMN; from the coding sequence ATGAAAGAATTAAAAGTTACAGTTAAAAATGAATATGTAAAAAAATATAGTAACAAATATGCATTAATACTAGAAGAGGCATTAGAAAATTCTAATGTACTTAAAAATGAGGGGGAAATTGTTACCTTAATAGATAAAAAGCAACAATTTTTAGGTAAGGGTTATTATGGTAAGCAAAATAAAGGCTGTGGTTGGATTTTAAGTAACAGTAAAAAATGTAATTTTGATAATAAATTCTTCTATGACAAGTTAAGAAATGCTTTTTCAAAAAGAATGAAGTTATATCATTCTAAAGATACTAATGCTTTTAGAGTGTTTAATGGTAGTGGAGATGGAATTGGAGGTTTAACTATAGACTATTTTGATGAATATTACCTTATAACATGGTATAATAAAGGTATTTATGCATTTAAAGAATATATTATTAAATCTATAAAATCTTTAGTATCATTTGAAGGAATATATGAAAAAAAGAGATTTAAAGAAAATGGAATGGTTGTAGATGAAGATAGTTTTTATTGTGGTAGGAAAGCACCAGAACCTTTAGTGGTTAAAGAGAATAATGTAAATTTTGCTATCTATTTAAATGATGGGGCTATGGTTGGAGTATTTTTAGATCAAAAAGATGTTAGAAAATCTATAAAAAATAATTATTCTAAGGGAAAAACAGTATTAAATACTTTCTCATATACAGGAGCTTTTTCCATGGCAGCAGCAAAAGGTGGAGCAATAACTACTAGTGTAGATTTAGCTAGTAGAAGTTTAAAAAAGACAACAGAAAATTTTCAATTAAATAAAATTGATGCAAATAATCATGAAATTATAGTTGAAGATATATTCCATTATTTTAAAGAAGCTAAAAAAGAAAATAAGAAATTTGATGTAGTTATATTAGATCCTCCAAGTTATGCAAATTCTAAAGATAATACATTTAGTGCAGCTAATAATTATACAGATTTAGTTAAAAATGCAATTGATGTAACGGAAGATGAAGGCTTAATAGTTTGTTCTACTAATTGTGCTACATTTAATATGGATAAATTTAAAAAGTTTATTGATAAAGCATTTAAAGAAAGTAATAAAAAGTATTTTATTCTTGAAGAACATACATTGCCAGATGATTTTGCCGTTTCAGATAAATATCCTGAAGGAAACTATTTAAAAGTTGTATTTGTTAAGGTATATGAAGAGAAGATTATGAATTAA
- a CDS encoding thiamine-binding protein produces MSICNVSLQVVPNVPGDKIYPVVDKVIEYIESTGVKHEVGPMETTMEGELDFLLEIIKKSQEICVEQGADRVISMVKIDYKKDGVTIDEKIKKYRK; encoded by the coding sequence ATGTCAATATGTAATGTAAGTTTACAAGTAGTACCAAATGTTCCAGGAGATAAGATTTATCCAGTGGTAGATAAAGTTATAGAATACATTGAGTCTACTGGGGTAAAGCATGAAGTAGGACCAATGGAAACAACAATGGAAGGTGAATTGGATTTTCTACTTGAAATTATAAAAAAATCTCAAGAGATTTGTGTGGAACAAGGAGCAGATAGAGTAATTTCAATGGTTAAAATTGATTACAAAAAAGATGGTGTAACTATTGATGAAAAAATAAAAAAATATAGAAAATAA